A region of Gracilinanus agilis isolate LMUSP501 chromosome 3, AgileGrace, whole genome shotgun sequence DNA encodes the following proteins:
- the LOC123239245 gene encoding ubiquilin-like protein: MPHTTSKSQVPVPVQMAQNGQTSRQPPGKDVSPSIIRVLVKTPNAQEEFVVSDDTTVSQFKEAISTQFKCNVDQLVLVFVGRILKDQDTLYQRGILDGYTVHLVIKSKNGPPPQPSGPHGPLLMDLGPREGIGKVVGNGGRQPIIPIRNTMPPPIPASEPEKAKAQSQVPQPRTAERMAQMLESPVIQQLLSNTELMRQLIMDHPEVQQLMKQNPEVGHILDNSEILRHTLDLARNPAMMQEMIQRPDMPRPPEGFWDDPQLLEDLTSGSRFTGSMLQLLVQNPHLAAQMMLFMGSPQLYEQMRQQLPTILQQMQLSDLLLALANPKASQALLQIEQGLQMLSTEAPALLPWLTPYLWGLGRNGFPETTAAGAQSKEAPGPPGRGKTDTRYQPLAILQRLQALAGGYSQQMQPPEVRFRPQMERLRAMGFRNHNANLQALIATEGDTSAAVRRLKRSQAS, encoded by the exons ATGCCCCACACCACCTCCAAGTCCCAAGTTCCAGTACCAGTGCAGATGGCCCAAAATGGGCAGACTTCACGGCAGCCCCCAGGCAAAGATGTCTCCCCAAGCATCATCAGGGTATTGGTGAAGACGCCTAATGCCCAGGAGGAATTTGTGGTGTCGGACGATACTACCGTGAGTCAATTCAAAGAGGCCATTTCAACCCAGTTCAAATGCAATGTTGATCAGCTAGTTCTGGTTTTTGTGGGCCGTATCCTGAAAGATCAGGACACTCTGTATCAGAGGGGTATCTTGGATGGCTATACGGTCCATCTGGTCATCAAGTCCAAGAATGGTCCCCCACCCCAGCCCTCCGGGCCCCACGGGCCACTTCTCATGGACTTGGGCCCTCGAGAGGGAATAGGAAAAGTAGTGGGTAATGGGGGGCGACAGCCCATCATCCCTATCCGTAACACAATGCCGCCCCCCATACCAGCTAGTGAGCCTGAGAAGGCCAAAGCCCAGAGTCAGGTTCCACAGCCACGTACCGCAGAGAGAATGGCGCAGATGCTTGAGAGTCCTGTCATCCAACAGCTCCTCTCCAACACCGAGCTGATGAGGCAGTTGATCATGGACCACCCTGAGGTGCAGCAGCTGATGAAACAGAATCCTGAGGTGGGCCACATCCTGGACAACTCAGAGATTCTGCGGCACACCCTGGACCTGGCTCGGAATCCAGCCATGATGCAGGAGATGATACAGAGACCTGATATGCCAAGGCCCCCAGAAGGCTTCTGGG ATGACCCCCAGCTTCTAGAAGACTTGACCTCTGGGAGCCGATTTACAGGCAGCATGCTACAGCTGCTGGTACAAAACCCACACCTGGCAGCACAGATGATGCTGTTCATGGGGTCACCTCAGCTCTATGAGCAGATGCGGCAACAGCTCCCCACGATCCTGCAGCAGATGCAGCTGTCAGACCTGCTGCTGGCCCTGGCAAACCCCAAAGCGTCCCAGGCACTGCTGCAGATTGAGCAAGGTCTCCAGATGCTGTCCACAGAAGCTCCAGCCTTGCTGCCATGGCTCACCCCGTACCTGTGGGGCTTGGGGAGGAACGGCTTCCCCGAGACCACCGCAGCAGGGGCCCAGAGCAAGGAGGCGCCTGGTCCTCCGGGCAGAGGGAAGACCGATACACGCTACCAACCCCTCGCCATCCTCCAGCGTCTTCAGGCTCTTGCTGGAGGATACTCCCAGCAGATGCAGCCTCCTGAAGTCCGATTCCGTCCGCAGATGGAACGTCTGAGAGCCATGGGCTTCCGCAACCACAATGCCAACCTTCAGGCATTGATTGCCACTGAAGGAGACACCAGTGCTGCTGTCCGTAGGCTCAAAAGGTCCCAGGCATCTTAG
- the UBQLN3 gene encoding ubiquilin-3, with amino-acid sequence MAKSGEVPPRASPASTTDPHIIKVTVKTPKDKEEFAVQDTCTIQQLKKEISQRFKAHPDQLVLIFAGKILKDPDSLVQCGIRDGLTIHLVIKMQKRGGGPECLAPSQPALPPPPPPPPPPVPVHPGGAHPFSLGVLTGLNGLGLTSGSFPDLQSQLLWQHISVPELVAQIIDDPFIQGLLSNTGLVRQLVLDNPYMQQLIQHNPEIGHILNNPEIMRQTLEFLRNPAMMQEMMRSQDRALSNLESIPGGYNALRTMYTDVMDPMLNAVQEQFGGNPFAAAATTSSATNSGCSQPSRTENCDPLPNPWATHYGITAGGQDRQHGGQDSRHIPLRPDSQEGSPGFPSIGLTGYLQQLLEPPQGLGAYLQGPASPLGLGQEPSPTTLSGGHAPPAVPPAQQSGTRQSLPKEPLAVKTKTTCPAFLRPPTTSSSKRGSDKEDGSVGPKGHSTNMPNLVSGLTATSGDGFMTSSTAPVAGPPQAPEPAWMARPTYVRPPRTVPMDTSTRGALQFQEEMQRQLPLLVHLQAAMANPRALQALLQIENGLQTLATEAPRLLLWFSPSLGILGIPSFMPGAEMGGCPLNNPTSVANPEDPPETVARTVSSGQGLAEVEPHSAPFFQMLQVLTNTGPQLQSSPLQQPEAQFQPQLEQLHAMGFLNPEANLQALIATEGDVDRAVEKLRESQIS; translated from the coding sequence ATGGCCAAGAGCGGAGAGGTCCCACCCCGGGCCAGCCCTGCCTCCACCACAGACCCCCACATCATCAAGGTGACGGTGAAGACACCCAAAGACAAGGAGGAGTTTGCAGTCCAGGACACTTGTACCATCCAGCAGCTGAAGAAGGAGATCTCTCAGCGTTTCAAGGCCCACCCTGACCAGCTGGTCCTTATCTTTGCGGGAAAGATCCTCAAGGACCCAGACTCCCTGGTCCAGTGTGGCATTCGTGATGGACTCACCATCCACCTAGTCATCAAGATGCAGAAGCGGGGTGGGGGGCCAGAGTGCCTGGCCCCCAGCCAGCCAGCCCTgccccctccaccccctccaccccctccaccaGTCCCAGTCCACCCTGGTGGGGCCCACCCCTTCAGCCTGGGTGTCCTCACGGGGCTCAACGGATTGGGGCTCACGTCTGGCAGCTTCCCTGACCTGCAGAGCCAGCTCTTGTGGCAGCACATATCTGTGCCCGAGCTGGTGGCTCAGATCATCGATGACCCCTTCATCCAGGGCCTCCTCTCCAACACTGGCCTGGTCCGTCAGCTGGTCCTCGATAATCCCTACATGCAGCAATTGATCCAACACAACCCCGAGATTGGTCACATCCTCAACAACCCAGAGATCATGCGCCAGACCCTGGAGTTCCTGCGTAACCCAGCCATGATGCAGGAAATGATGCGGAGCCAGGACCGGGCGCTCAGCAACCTGGAGAGCATCCCCGGTGGGTACAACGCTTTGCGGACCATGTACACGGACGTCATGGACCCTATGCTAAACGCAGTGCAGGAGCAATTCGGTGGGAACCCCTTTGCGGCTGCAGCCACCACCTCTAGCGCTACTAACTCAGGATGTAGTCAGCCCTCTAGGACCGAGAACTGCGACCCCCTCCCGAACCCCTGGGCCACCCACTACGGGATCACCGCTGGAGGACAGGACCGGCAGCACGGAGGCCAGGACTCCAGGCACATCCCACTCAGACCAGACTCCCAAGAGGGATCTCCTGGCTTCCCGAGCATAGGACTCACAGGCTACCTACAGCAGCTCCTGGAGCCCCCGCAGGGCCTGGGGGCTTACTTGCAGGGGCCAGCATCTCCTCTGGGTCTCGGTCAAGAGCCTAGCCCAACAACTCTGTCGGGGGGCCACGCTCCCCCAGCAGTACCGCCAGCCCAGCAGTCTGGGACCAGGCAGTCCTTACCCAAAGAGCCTCTTGCAGTCAAAACCAAGACCACCTGTCCTGCATTTTTAAGACCTCCTACAACTAGCAGCTCCAAAAGGGGTAGTGACAAAGAAGATGGCAGTGTAGGCCCCAAGGGCCATAGCACCAACATGCCCAATCTGGTGTCAGGTCTGACAGCCACCAGTGGGGATGGCTTTATGACCTCATCCACAGCCCCAGTTGCTGGGCCCCCTCAGGCGCCAGAACCTGCATGGATGGCTAGGCCAACCTACGTGAGGCCCCCAAGAACGGTCCCCATGGACACCTCCACTAGGGGTGCCCTACAATTTCAGGAAGAGATGCAAAGGCAGTTACCCCTGCTCGTCCACCTCCAAGCAGCCATGGCAAATCCTCGAGCCCTCCAGGCACTGTTGCAAATTGAGAACGGCCTACAGACCTTAGCCACTGAGGCACCCCGTCTCTTGCTCTGGTTTTCACCTTCCCTAGGGATCCTGGGGATCCCATCATTCATGCCTGGAGCTGAGATGGGCGGCTGCCCCCTAAACAATCCAACATCAGTGGCAAACCCAGAGGATCCCCCGGAGACAGTTGCCCGAACTGTGTCTTCTGGTCAAGGCTTGGCTGAGGTAGAACCTCATTCAGCCCCCTTCTTCCAGATGCTGCAGGTCTTGACCAACACCGGTCCCCAACTGCAGTCATCACCACTGCAGCAGCCTGAGGCCCAGTTCCAGCCCCAGCTGGAACAGCTACATGCCATGGGTTTCCTCAACCCAGAGGCCAACCTCCAGGCCCTCATTGCCACAGAGGGCGATGTGGACAGGGCTGTGGAGAAGCTGAGGGAGTCACAGATATCCTAA